The following is a genomic window from Chryseobacterium sp. StRB126.
ATTCTTCCTACCGAAGCCAGATATCTTAAAGTAAAAGCTTATTATTCCGGAAAACTTCCCGGTTGGCATCAGAAAAAAGGTGGTGAAACGTATATCTTTGTGGATGAAATTTCTGTAAAATAAAAACTATTATATCAATGAAAAAATTATCATTATTTCTCTTTCTATTATTAGGTATTTTAAAAGTAGCTGCTTGTAGCTGTGTCATGAATAATTTAGCTCAAAATTACTTAGAAGCTAATGTTGTAGGGGTTATAAAAATTCTGAAAGTATATGATGAAAATACCCAACAAAGAACCTATAAAGCTGATGTGGAGTTTGAAAAAGTATACAAAGGGACAAAATTCACCACTTTAAATGTGAGGGGATTAATTGGAAAATCATCTTCAGCAGCCTGTGAAAAAGAGGTAAAACCTAATGAAAGATATTTGATTTTATTAAATGGATCTAACAACCAATACGGCATCTCATCCTGTTCTCCTATGTCCAGATTAAAAGATAAAGCTACCAAAGACGAGGATTCCCAACTTGAAACGTTAAGCAAGGTTTTTTCCTATTTAAATCAAAATAAATTCAGATTTAAAGGAGCTCAATTCGTTTATTACTACGATGAAAAACAAGGAGATAATCCTAAATCTGAACTCTCAAAAATCAGTAATTTCAATCCTAAACAACCTTTTGCGATATACAAAGTAACCTTAAATGACTCTTTTAAAATTAAAGGAATGTCGCCTGTTATAGCTTTTAGCAGCAAAGACAAAACAATTGAAGGAATTATGAAGAGAAACATAAGAGTTGAAACACCAATGTATAGAGATACTTCGAAGAAAAAAGAATATTTAATATTGCTTTTCTATAATAAACACAATATCAATATTCCAGACAAAGAAGTAATATCTGATCACTGGCAATAAAAAATAGCCTCTTCGTTTTTTGAAGAGGCTATTTTTTATTCTGAGAATATCTTAATTCATCCTTTCTGCCCATTGCAGAACTTCCGGAAGTTCCCTATCTGAAAACTCAATATGAATCACTCTTCTTTTCTTTCCATTGGTTGTTCTGTTTGAACCATGCAATGTAAGAGGTTTCATAAGCATCACTCCCCCTTTATTTACTTTACAGATTTCTTCAGTTTCTACTGTCCAGTCTATCATTTCTGGTCTGTAGATTCCTTTAGCATGAGATTGCGGAACAACTTTTAACGCTCCATTATTTTCATCCGTTTCATCCAGATGAATTCTGATCGTATAAATATTCTCCAAAATATCCAACGGTGGTTGTACAGCAAACTGATTTTGCTTTGTAGTCCAGGGGCCAAAACCTGATAATTCCAGTTTTTTATCTACAGAAATTGTCAGATCCTGATGATAGGCAACATACCAATTAGAGGTTTCCGGTTTATCAAAATAGATACTCTTTACTACAAAATACCGCTCACCAAAGATTTCATTGATAATTGTTCTGATATTGTCATTAAAGATGAGGTCTTTAATTTCCGGAACTTCTTTTAAAAACTGTCTGATGGCAAACAGGTCTTCAGACTTTCTGAAATTCTCTTTTGAGGTATCTATATTGTCCAGAACATAGATAATTTCAGCAACCTCTGCATCAGAGAATACTTCATTTATAACTGAAAAGCCATATTTTTCAATATGGCTTTTATAAGGTTCTAAGTTTATTAAACTCATTATTTAAATTTTATCTAAAGGCTCAGTTAATTGCCCTTCCCATTTTGATACTGCTGAAGTAGCCAATGTATTTCCTAATACGTTTGTCATACTTCTTCCCATGTCACAGAAGTGGTCAATCGGTAAGATTAAAGCAATTCCTTCCGGTGGAATACCAAACATTGAACAGGTTGCTACAATAATAACCAGGGAAGCTCTTGGAACACCTGCAATTCCTTTTGAAGTAAGCATCAATACCAAAAGCATGGTAATCTGTTGCCCAAGAGTCATTTCTACTCCATAGATCTGAGCAATAAAGATAGAAGCAAATGTCATATACATCATACTTCCATCCAGGTTAAAAGAATACCCTAAAGGCAGGATGAAAGAGACTACTCTACTGTTACATCCGAATTTTTCAAGTTCCTCCACCAATTTTGGAAATACCGCTTCTGAACTGGTTGTAGAGAATGCAATCAATAATGGTTCTTTAATTCTCTTCAATAAATCGAAAAGACGATTCCCCAGGATAAAGTATCCTACTAATAAAAGTACCAGCCAAAGAACTCCTATTGCAAAGAAGAAGTCTCTTAAATAGATGGCATATACTTTAAAAATTTCAAAACCATTGGTAGCTACTACCGCAGCAATTGATCCCAATACTCCCAGCGGGGCAAACCACATAATATATCCTACCATTTTAAGAATAGCATGGGCAATAATATCAAAAAGCTTTACTACTGGTTTAGAATATTCTTCTCCTAAATTAGCTAAAGCAACTCCAAACATAATGGCAAATACTACAATCTGTAATACTTCATTGGTAGCAAAGGCTTCAAATAAACTTTTAGGAATCATATGCTTTACAAAATCTTCTAAGGAAAAGCTTTTACTGCTTTTCAAAAGATCTTCTGCAGAAGCTGCATCCTGAATCGGTAGTTTGGTAACGTGTCCCGGTTCCAGCCAGTTCACAAGGATTAACCCGATAAAAAGAGAAATCAAAGAAGCGGAGATAAACCAAAGCATAGCCTTTGTTCCTACTCTTCCGATCATTTTGATATCACTCATTTTAGCAATTCCCACCACAAGTGTAGTAAAAACCAAAGGTGCAATAATCATCTGTACCAGCCTGATGAAAACCGTTCCCAATA
Proteins encoded in this region:
- a CDS encoding phytanoyl-CoA dioxygenase family protein, with the translated sequence MSLINLEPYKSHIEKYGFSVINEVFSDAEVAEIIYVLDNIDTSKENFRKSEDLFAIRQFLKEVPEIKDLIFNDNIRTIINEIFGERYFVVKSIYFDKPETSNWYVAYHQDLTISVDKKLELSGFGPWTTKQNQFAVQPPLDILENIYTIRIHLDETDENNGALKVVPQSHAKGIYRPEMIDWTVETEEICKVNKGGVMLMKPLTLHGSNRTTNGKKRRVIHIEFSDRELPEVLQWAERMN
- a CDS encoding dicarboxylate/amino acid:cation symporter, with product MKGQNKLFIAIIIALLLGVGIGGIVHVQYPESAEPFSKNIKLLGTVFIRLVQMIIAPLVFTTLVVGIAKMSDIKMIGRVGTKAMLWFISASLISLFIGLILVNWLEPGHVTKLPIQDAASAEDLLKSSKSFSLEDFVKHMIPKSLFEAFATNEVLQIVVFAIMFGVALANLGEEYSKPVVKLFDIIAHAILKMVGYIMWFAPLGVLGSIAAVVATNGFEIFKVYAIYLRDFFFAIGVLWLVLLLVGYFILGNRLFDLLKRIKEPLLIAFSTTSSEAVFPKLVEELEKFGCNSRVVSFILPLGYSFNLDGSMMYMTFASIFIAQIYGVEMTLGQQITMLLVLMLTSKGIAGVPRASLVIIVATCSMFGIPPEGIALILPIDHFCDMGRSMTNVLGNTLATSAVSKWEGQLTEPLDKI